One genomic segment of Panicum virgatum strain AP13 chromosome 2N, P.virgatum_v5, whole genome shotgun sequence includes these proteins:
- the LOC120662520 gene encoding uncharacterized protein LOC120662520, translating into MVNVINAISAGSNEPVHEAKRQRKEYLRTVSHVWEGKHFRTPWSHVPITFSKADLRLQHYPHNDPLVIRANIGKNSMHFAGNDLGRILVDNGSFTDIITWQCFIKMGLMKQSLHKFEYTLISFGGNKIETLGKIELKVTFGEGNTQRTKLITFVVVDINYLAALGQVVPPRSPESPCADLVTEFRLVPPPVLAVVTSALRSRPPRALGVICEVQYPDWLANVVMVSKKNGSWRMRINFTTLNKFCPKDEYLLPRIDTLVDAAVGSEMLSMLDCFLGYYQIFMKKTDEEKTSFTTPFGPYCYIRMPEGLRTAGCTFNITIGVVLGTQLDRNISAYVDDVVVWIKKREDHISDLRETFANLRKHGLKLNPEKCVFSVRRGKVLGFMITERSIKANLVKIEAIRRM; encoded by the exons ATGGTAAATGTCATTAACGCCATCTCCGCTGGATCAAATGAGCCTGTACACGAGGCAAAGAGGCAGAGGAAAGAATACCTCCGCACAGTCTCACATGTGTGGGAAGGAAAACActtccgcaccccttggtcccATGTTCCAATCACTTTCTCCAAAGCTGACCTCCGGCTTCAGCACTATCCACACAACGACCCCCTCGTCATTCGTGCTAATATTGGCAAAAACTCCATGCACTTTGCAGGAAACGACCTAGGTCGCATCCTCGTTGACAATGGCAGCTTCACAGACATCATAACCTGGCAGTGCTTCATCAAGATGGGGTTGATGAAGCAAAGCCTGCACAAGTTCGAGTACACCCTCATTAGCTTCGGTGGAAACAAAATCGAGACCCTCGGCAAAATCGAACTAAAAGTGACCTTCGGCGAAGGGAACACCCAAAGGACAAAGCTCATAACCTTCGTCGTGGTTGACATCAACTACCT GGCCGCCTTGGGTCAAGTCGTGCCACCCAGGAGCCCGGAGAGCCCCTGCGCCGACCTCGTCACCGAGTTCCGCCTAGTGCCGCCACCGGTCCTCGCCGTCGTCACGTCTGCGCTGCGATCTCGACCGCCCCGCGCCCTAG GTGTCATTTGCGAAGTACAATACCCCGATTGGCTGGCTAATGTGGTCATGGTTTCGAAGAAAAATGGCAGTTGGAGGATGCGCATCAACTTCACGACCCTCAACAAGTTCTgcccgaaggatgaataccTCCTACCTCGCATTGACACTCTGGTGGATGCAGCAGTAGGTTCGGAGATGTTGAGCATGCTGGATTGCTTTTTGGGTTACTACCAGATCTTTATGAAAAAAACTGATGAAGAGAAGACCAGTTTCACAACACCCTTCGGCCCATATTGTTACATCAGAATGCCTGAGGGGCTTCGCACCGCGGGATGCACTTTTAACATAACCATCGGGGTAGTTCTTGGGACTCAGCTAGACAGAAACATTTCAGCATACGTCGATGACGTTGTCGTGTGGATTAAAAAGCGTGAAGATCACATCTCGGACCTCCGCGAGACCTTCGCCAACCTGCGGAAACATGGACTCAAACTGAACCCGGAGAAATGTGTCTTCAGCGTAAGGCGAGGGAAGGTGCTGGGATTCATGATCACAGAAAGGAGCATCAAGGCTAACCTTGTAAAAATTGAAGCCATAAGAAGAATGTAG